A genomic region of Kribbella sp. NBC_00382 contains the following coding sequences:
- a CDS encoding IclR family transcriptional regulator produces MPAETSQTLDRGLTVLELLADAPDGLSITELAASLSVSRTVVYRLVNTLELHRLVRRDSEGRARLGLAVLHYSRRVQPTLRDAALPVLRSLAEDTGATAHLTVADGDEALAIAVIEPSWTDFHVSYRMGSRHALDQGAAGKAILAGRRKPDPAGRPFVITAGELQAGAQGVSSPVLGVPGVEASIGVVVLGKLDRDFVGPRVARAAVEVAKRLA; encoded by the coding sequence GTGCCCGCTGAGACGTCGCAGACTCTCGATCGGGGACTCACCGTCCTCGAGTTGCTGGCGGACGCCCCGGACGGCCTGTCGATCACCGAGCTGGCCGCCTCGCTGAGCGTCTCCCGGACCGTCGTCTACCGCCTGGTCAACACGCTCGAACTGCACCGGCTGGTCCGCCGCGACAGCGAAGGCCGCGCCAGGCTCGGGCTCGCAGTCCTGCACTACTCCCGTCGCGTGCAGCCGACGTTGCGGGACGCCGCTCTGCCGGTACTACGCTCGCTCGCCGAAGACACCGGCGCGACGGCGCACCTCACCGTTGCGGACGGGGACGAGGCGCTCGCGATCGCGGTGATCGAGCCGAGCTGGACCGATTTCCACGTCTCGTACCGGATGGGCTCCCGGCACGCCCTCGACCAGGGCGCCGCCGGCAAGGCGATCCTCGCGGGCCGCCGCAAGCCCGATCCGGCTGGTCGCCCCTTCGTCATCACCGCCGGCGAACTCCAGGCCGGCGCCCAAGGCGTCTCGTCGCCGGTCCTCGGCGTACCAGGCGTAGAAGCCTCCATCGGCGTAGTAGTCCTGGGCAAGCTGGACCGCGACTTCGTAGGCCCCCGAGTAGCCCGGGCCGCAGTAGAAGTAGCCAAACGCCTCGCCTGA
- a CDS encoding Lrp/AsnC family transcriptional regulator, producing the protein MAGVDALDARILDLFAAEPRVGVLEASRRLGVARGTVQARLDRLSRDGVVRGWGPDVDTTEIGYPVTAFATLQIEQGSGHTTVAAALAAIPEVLEVYTITGAEDLWCRIVARSNADLQRVIDQVVIVRGIQRASTVIALAEQVPHRVLPLLHAATRP; encoded by the coding sequence ATGGCTGGAGTGGACGCACTGGACGCCCGCATCCTCGACCTGTTCGCCGCCGAACCCCGAGTAGGCGTCCTGGAAGCCTCCCGCCGCCTAGGCGTAGCCCGAGGCACAGTCCAAGCCCGCCTGGACCGCCTCTCCCGCGACGGCGTAGTCCGAGGCTGGGGCCCAGACGTAGACACCACAGAAATCGGCTATCCGGTAACCGCCTTCGCCACCCTCCAAATAGAACAAGGCTCCGGCCACACCACAGTCGCCGCAGCCCTAGCCGCCATCCCCGAAGTCCTAGAGGTCTACACAATCACCGGCGCCGAAGACCTCTGGTGCCGAATAGTCGCCCGCTCCAACGCCGACCTCCAACGAGTAATCGACCAGGTCGTCATCGTCCGCGGCATCCAGCGCGCGTCGACAGTGATCGCGCTGGCCGAACAAGTCCCCCACCGAGTCCTCCCCCTACTCCACGCAGCCACCCGCCCCTGA
- the hppD gene encoding 4-hydroxyphenylpyruvate dioxygenase encodes MTSTDLTPAELDADLDLDQLKQLVGLVPYDESTDPFPVTAMDAVVFVVGNATQTAKYYQLAFGMDLVAYSGPENGNKDHKAFVLKAGSARFVITGGVTPASPLNDHHRKHGDGVADISLEVPDVDKCIKHARAQGATVLEEPHDVTDEHGTVRRAAIAAYGDTRHSLIDRSKYDGPYLPGFVEAKTSVVRPEGHPKRLFQAVDHVVGNVELGLMDDWVTFYNKVMGFVNMAEFIGDDIATDYSALMSKVVANGNHRVKFPLNEPAIAKKKSQIDEFLEFYDGAGAQHIALATNDILRTVDIMRANGVEFLNTPDSYYEDPELRERIGNVRAPIEELQKRKILVDRDEDGYLLQIFTKPIGDRPTVFYELIERHGSLGFGKGNFKALFEAIEREQERRGNL; translated from the coding sequence ATGACCAGCACCGACCTCACCCCCGCAGAGCTCGACGCCGATCTCGACCTCGACCAGTTGAAGCAGCTCGTCGGCCTGGTGCCGTACGACGAGAGCACCGACCCGTTCCCCGTCACGGCGATGGATGCCGTGGTGTTCGTGGTCGGCAACGCCACCCAGACCGCGAAGTACTACCAGCTCGCCTTCGGGATGGACCTGGTCGCGTACTCCGGGCCGGAGAACGGCAACAAGGACCACAAGGCGTTCGTACTCAAGGCAGGCTCGGCGCGTTTCGTCATCACCGGCGGCGTCACCCCGGCCAGCCCGCTGAACGACCACCACCGCAAGCACGGCGACGGCGTCGCGGACATCTCGCTCGAGGTGCCGGACGTCGACAAGTGCATCAAGCACGCCCGCGCCCAGGGTGCGACCGTGCTCGAGGAGCCGCACGACGTCACCGATGAGCACGGCACCGTCCGCCGGGCCGCCATCGCGGCGTACGGCGACACCCGGCACTCGCTGATCGACCGGAGCAAGTACGACGGCCCGTACCTGCCGGGCTTCGTCGAGGCGAAGACCAGTGTGGTCCGGCCGGAAGGACACCCGAAGCGGCTGTTCCAGGCGGTCGACCACGTCGTCGGCAACGTCGAGCTCGGGCTGATGGACGACTGGGTCACCTTCTACAACAAGGTGATGGGCTTCGTGAACATGGCGGAGTTCATCGGCGACGACATCGCCACCGACTACTCCGCGCTGATGAGCAAGGTGGTGGCCAACGGCAACCACCGGGTCAAGTTCCCGCTGAACGAGCCGGCCATCGCGAAGAAGAAGTCGCAGATCGACGAGTTCCTGGAGTTCTACGACGGCGCCGGCGCCCAGCACATCGCGCTGGCCACCAACGACATTCTGCGCACGGTCGACATCATGCGCGCCAACGGTGTCGAGTTCCTGAACACGCCGGACTCGTACTACGAGGACCCGGAGTTGCGGGAGCGGATCGGCAACGTCCGGGCGCCGATCGAGGAGCTGCAGAAGCGCAAGATCCTGGTCGACCGGGACGAGGACGGCTACCTGCTGCAGATCTTCACCAAGCCGATCGGCGACCGTCCGACGGTGTTCTACGAGTTGATCGAGCGCCACGGCTCCCTGGGATTCGGCAAGGGCAACTTCAAGGCGCTGTTCGAGGCGATCGAGCGCGAGCAGGAGCGCCGCGGCAATCTTTGA